The Microbacter sp. GSS18 genome has a segment encoding these proteins:
- the atpE gene encoding ATP synthase F0 subunit C yields the protein MGYGLAAIGPAIGVGIVVGKTIEGVARQPELAGRLQVLMWIGIAFTEALAFIGIAAGFIFV from the coding sequence ATGGGCTACGGCCTCGCCGCCATCGGCCCCGCCATCGGCGTGGGCATCGTCGTCGGCAAGACCATCGAGGGCGTCGCCCGCCAGCCCGAGCTCGCAGGCCGCCTGCAGGTGCTCATGTGGATCGGTATCGCCTTCACCGAGGCGCTCGCCTTCATCGGCATCGCTGCCGGCTTCATCTTCGTCTGA